In a single window of the Populus alba chromosome 16, ASM523922v2, whole genome shotgun sequence genome:
- the LOC140954738 gene encoding uncharacterized protein, translated as MIIDGSSCANVASDTLVQKLNLSCIKHPRPYRLQWLNECGEVRVTKQEFDDVFPEDIPNGLPPLRGIEHQIDLVPRASIPNRVACRSNPEEMKELQRQVDELMIKGYIRESMSPCVVPMLLVPKKDGTWRVCVDCRVVNNIMIRMKEDDQWKTAFKTKHDLYECYVVTVQGIEMDEEKVKAIRDWSTPKLDKRPITYFSEKLNGAALNYPIYDKELYALVRTLETWQHYLWPKEFVIHYDHESLKHLKGQGLGFSLYEVGDLSVVVRRLETAGNGRSDEREGVAGERRERLRDCDTVDRTVQMRRVVIWYGAVYRKLGTPSDVAQRDQREDYFKGRDGVHSTTEFSPFEIVYGFNPLTPMDLIPLPIDERVILDGNHKAQVVKTLHESVWQQIEKRNRVYATKANKGRKHVVFQPGDDLRLNPSEERGDDADQPNTKRNYANDPLEMLIGPIIRARTKKLKKALNGLVQNIWSKMDLEGLGIFKEHEGQPLIYLVQVQKEPNSCGTRG; from the exons ATGATAATCGATGGAAGTAGTTGTGCTAATGTAGCTAGTGATACCCTTGTGCAGAAATTGAATCTTAGTTGTATTAAGCATCCTAGGccttatagattgcaatggttgaatgaatgtggtgaAGTGAGGGTTACTAAGCAG GAATTTGATGATGTATTCCCTGAAGACATCCCTAatggattaccaccattaaggGGGATTGAACATCAAATTGACCTTGTGCCTAGAGCTTCGATTCCTAACCGTGTAGCCTGTAGAAGCAACCCCGAGGAGATGAaagagcttcaaaggcaagtagatGAGTTGATGATAAAAGggtacattcgtgagagtatgagtccTTGTGTTGTGCCAATGCTACTTGTACCtaaaaaggatggaacatggagggtgtgtgttgattgtcgtgTCGTCAATAACATAATG attaggatgaaagaggATGATCAGTGGAAAactgcatttaagactaagcatgatttgtatgaatg CTATGTCGTAACTGtgcagggtatcgagatggacgAGGAAAAAGTTAAGGCCATTCGGGATTGGTCTACACCAAAAttg GATAAGAGGCCTATTACATATTTCAGTGAAAAACTTAATGGGGCAGCTTTGAATTACCCTATATATGACAAGGAGCTCTATGCCTTGGTAAGAACTCTAGAGACGTGGCAACATTACCTGTGGCCCAAGGAGTTTGTCATACATTATgatcatgaatcattgaagCATTTGAAAGGGCAAG GCCTGGGTTTTTCTTTATACGAGGTTGGCGACCTTTCTGTGGTGGTTCGGAGGCTTGAGACAGCTGGAAATGGGAGATCGGATGAGAGAGAGGGAGTCGccggcgagaggagagagagactcAGAGATTGTGATACG GTTGATCGGACGGTCCAAATGAGGAGAGTTGTGATCTGGTATGGCGCGGTGTACCGAAAGCTCGGTACACCGAGTGACGTGGCACAACGGGATCAAAGGGAAGATTATTTCAAAGGCCGAGATGG TGTGCACTCTACTactgaattttcaccatttgaaattgtgtatggATTTAACCCCTTAACTCCAATGGATTTGATTCCTTTACCTATTGATGAAAGGGTTATTTTGGATGGTAATCATAAAGCGCAGGTGGTGAAGACACTCCATGAGAGTGTGTGGCAACAAATTGAAAAGAGGAATCGTGTGTATGCGACCAAAGCCAATAAAGGGCGCAAACATGTTGTCTTTCAGCCTG GTGATGATTTGAGGTTGAATCCTTCtgaagagagaggggatgatgcggatcagcccaacaccaaACGTAATTATGCCAATGACCCATTGGAGATGCTAATTGGGCCAATCATAAGAGCTAGGACAAAGAAGCTTAAaaaagcattgaatgggcttgttcagaacaTATGGAGCAAAATGGACCTAGAGGGGCTTGGGatatttaaggagcatgaaggacaACCTTTAATTTATCTAGTTCAGGTCCAAAAAGAGCCCAATTcgtgtggaacaaggggttga